A genomic window from Bradyrhizobium lupini includes:
- a CDS encoding GH1 family beta-glucosidase, with product MSDKVSRRQFATLAGLSAAGIANPLEVADAKPASPPRNVDGFPAGFVWGTATSSYQVEGAVNEDGRGASIWDKFVRIPGKIEDGSTGDRANEHYHRYKEDIALIRELGCKAYRFSVAWPRLFPDGDGKPNPKGLDFYNRLVDELLKNGIEPWLTLYHWDLPQSLQDRFGGWRSTETCKIFGDYAAYVAEHLTDRVKNVFTLNESGRFVYFGYGIGIDAPGVTLPQAEVNQIRHNSALAHGLAVQAVRAHGRRGTRVGPAENIDACAPAIDTPENVRAAEIALREMNAGYLNVIMTGQYTDAFLKFAGRDAPKYTDAELKIISSPVDFLGLNIYAPQNYVVASDQGAGFMPLPIPKSFPHMNSDWLRVGPETIYWVPKLAAKIWKTDAIYISENGTSGDDVVTPDGKIYDTDRIMYLRNYLAQLQRATAEGVPVRGYFLWSLMDNFEWVFGLNKRFGLYHVNFDTQVRTPKLSASFYRNVIAKNAAGV from the coding sequence ATGTCGGACAAGGTCTCGCGTCGCCAGTTCGCCACGCTGGCGGGATTGTCCGCAGCCGGAATCGCCAATCCTCTCGAGGTCGCGGACGCCAAGCCCGCATCGCCGCCGCGAAACGTGGACGGTTTCCCCGCGGGCTTCGTCTGGGGCACGGCGACCTCGTCCTATCAGGTCGAGGGCGCGGTCAACGAGGACGGGCGAGGGGCCTCGATCTGGGACAAGTTCGTCCGCATCCCCGGCAAGATCGAGGATGGCTCGACCGGCGACCGCGCCAACGAGCACTATCACCGCTACAAGGAGGACATCGCGCTCATCAGGGAGCTCGGCTGCAAGGCCTATCGCTTCTCGGTGGCCTGGCCGCGGCTGTTTCCGGACGGCGACGGCAAGCCCAACCCGAAGGGACTCGATTTCTACAACCGCCTGGTCGACGAACTCCTCAAGAACGGCATCGAGCCGTGGCTGACGCTCTATCATTGGGACCTGCCGCAATCGCTCCAGGACCGGTTTGGCGGCTGGCGGTCGACGGAGACCTGCAAGATCTTCGGTGATTACGCGGCCTATGTCGCCGAGCACCTGACCGATCGCGTCAAGAACGTATTCACACTGAACGAGAGCGGTCGCTTCGTCTATTTCGGCTACGGCATCGGCATCGACGCGCCCGGCGTGACGCTGCCACAAGCCGAGGTCAACCAGATCAGGCACAACAGCGCGCTCGCGCACGGGCTTGCGGTGCAGGCGGTACGCGCCCATGGCCGCCGTGGCACCAGGGTGGGGCCGGCGGAGAACATCGATGCCTGTGCCCCCGCGATCGACACGCCGGAGAACGTCCGCGCCGCAGAGATCGCGCTGCGCGAAATGAACGCAGGCTATCTCAACGTCATCATGACGGGCCAGTACACCGACGCCTTCCTGAAATTCGCCGGGCGCGACGCGCCGAAATACACGGATGCGGAGCTGAAGATCATCTCCTCGCCGGTCGATTTCCTCGGCCTCAACATCTACGCGCCGCAGAACTATGTGGTGGCCTCCGACCAGGGCGCGGGCTTCATGCCGCTGCCGATCCCGAAATCCTTCCCGCACATGAATTCGGACTGGCTGCGCGTCGGCCCCGAGACGATCTACTGGGTGCCCAAGCTGGCGGCAAAGATCTGGAAAACGGACGCGATTTATATCAGCGAGAACGGCACCTCCGGCGACGACGTCGTGACGCCCGACGGCAAGATCTACGACACCGACCGCATCATGTATTTGCGCAACTACCTGGCCCAGCTCCAGCGCGCCACCGCCGAAGGCGTGCCGGTGCGCGGCTATTTCCTCTGGAGCCTGATGGACAATTTCGAATGGGTATTTGGGCTCAACAAGCGCTTTGGGCTCTACCACGTCAATTTCGATACGCAGGTGCGTACGCCGAAACTCAGCGCCAGCTTCTATCGCAACGTGATCGCGAAGAACGCAGCGGGGGTTTGA
- a CDS encoding acetyl-CoA C-acetyltransferase — translation MIDALIIDACRTPRGVGKAGKGALSGIHPQQLGATVLRALATRTGIDTADVDDVIWGCSAQVATQGGDLGRMSALDAGYDVRASAVTLDRFCGSGITAVNMAASSIMSGTEDLVVAGGCEMMSMEGRRGGGPMMMDNGNLRLRARHPQSHQGVCADAIATLEGITRRDVDALGLESQKRAAHAIANGHFKKSLVPVHREDGSLALDHEEYPRPQTTMEGLSALKPAFPAVADHALDDKGTTYRGLILQKYPDLEIDFMHHAGNSSGVVDGAAAILLASPAYARAHGLKPRARVVAMANMGDSPTLMLNAPVPATRKVLAKAGLTIDDIDLFEINEAFAVVAEKYIRDLKLDRARVNVNGGSIALGHPIGATGSILIGTMLDELERRDLKRGLVTMCAAGGMAPAVIIERI, via the coding sequence ATGATCGACGCACTCATCATCGATGCCTGCCGGACCCCGCGGGGCGTTGGCAAGGCCGGCAAGGGGGCGCTCTCGGGCATTCATCCGCAGCAGCTGGGAGCAACCGTGCTGCGCGCGCTCGCGACGCGCACCGGCATCGACACCGCCGACGTCGACGACGTCATCTGGGGCTGCAGCGCGCAGGTCGCAACGCAAGGCGGCGATCTCGGCCGCATGTCGGCGCTGGACGCCGGCTACGACGTGCGCGCGAGTGCCGTAACGCTCGACCGCTTCTGCGGCTCCGGCATCACCGCCGTCAACATGGCCGCAAGCTCGATCATGTCGGGCACGGAGGACCTCGTCGTCGCCGGCGGCTGCGAGATGATGTCGATGGAAGGACGCCGCGGCGGCGGTCCGATGATGATGGACAACGGCAATCTGCGCCTGCGAGCGCGGCATCCGCAGTCGCATCAGGGCGTCTGCGCCGACGCGATCGCGACGCTGGAAGGTATCACGCGAAGGGACGTCGACGCGCTGGGCCTCGAAAGCCAGAAGCGTGCCGCGCATGCGATCGCGAACGGCCACTTCAAGAAGAGCCTTGTGCCGGTGCATCGCGAGGACGGCAGCCTCGCGCTCGACCATGAAGAATATCCGCGGCCGCAGACCACGATGGAAGGGCTGAGCGCTTTGAAGCCCGCATTCCCCGCTGTCGCCGACCATGCGCTCGACGACAAGGGCACGACCTATCGCGGCCTGATCCTGCAGAAATACCCCGACCTCGAGATCGACTTCATGCACCACGCCGGCAACTCGTCCGGCGTCGTCGACGGCGCCGCCGCGATCCTTCTGGCTTCGCCCGCTTACGCCAGGGCGCACGGCCTGAAGCCGCGCGCCCGCGTCGTCGCGATGGCGAATATGGGGGACTCGCCGACGCTGATGCTGAACGCGCCGGTGCCGGCGACGCGCAAGGTGTTGGCGAAGGCGGGGCTGACCATCGACGACATCGACCTGTTCGAGATCAACGAGGCCTTTGCCGTGGTTGCGGAAAAATACATCCGCGACCTCAAGCTCGACCGCGCCAGGGTCAACGTCAATGGCGGCTCGATCGCACTCGGCCATCCCATCGGCGCCACCGGCTCGATCCTGATCGGCACCATGCTCGACGAGCTCGAACGGCGCGACTTGAAGCGCGGTCTCGTCACCATGTGCGCGGCCGGTGGCATGGCCCCGGCCGTCATCATCGAACGTATCTAG
- a CDS encoding HU family DNA-binding protein, protein MATQMSKSQLIEKIATTTELSKRDVKSVMETLTDVGHKELKKNGLFLVPGFAKFVVIKKPATKARKGTNPFTGEEMMFKAKPARKIVRARPVKAAKDAVG, encoded by the coding sequence ATGGCCACCCAAATGTCGAAATCGCAGCTGATCGAAAAGATCGCGACCACCACCGAGCTTTCCAAGCGTGACGTCAAGAGCGTCATGGAGACGCTGACCGACGTCGGTCACAAGGAGCTCAAGAAGAACGGCCTGTTCCTGGTGCCGGGCTTCGCCAAGTTCGTGGTCATCAAGAAGCCCGCGACCAAGGCGCGCAAGGGCACCAACCCGTTCACGGGCGAAGAGATGATGTTCAAGGCCAAACCGGCCCGGAAGATCGTTCGCGCCCGCCCGGTCAAGGCCGCCAAGGACGCCGTGGGCTAA
- a CDS encoding Hsp20/alpha crystallin family protein: MQPKNPLDWMLSEALDSLTRAERLRQQFGRQEACWEPPIDVLETEHELLILVALPGVNPDNVETVIHDGVLVISGQRTLPPELRNARIHRLELPQGRFERRIALPVGRYAISRFVMDGCVALRLAKS; the protein is encoded by the coding sequence ATGCAACCCAAAAATCCCCTCGACTGGATGCTGTCCGAAGCCTTGGACTCGCTGACCCGCGCCGAACGGCTGCGCCAGCAGTTCGGCCGGCAGGAAGCCTGCTGGGAGCCGCCGATCGACGTGCTCGAAACCGAGCATGAGCTCCTGATCCTGGTCGCGCTTCCCGGCGTCAATCCCGACAATGTCGAGACTGTCATCCATGACGGCGTGCTCGTCATCTCCGGCCAGCGCACCCTTCCGCCAGAGCTTCGCAACGCCCGCATCCACCGGCTCGAACTGCCGCAGGGGCGTTTTGAGCGCCGCATTGCATTGCCCGTTGGCCGTTACGCCATCAGCCGCTTCGTGATGGACGGCTGCGTCGCGCTGCGCCTCGCCAAATCCTGA
- a CDS encoding ferritin-like domain-containing protein — MAKRAKKRTSKKSSTGRARQAPKMLSDLFLETLKDIYFAENKIIKTLPKMAKAANSKELAAAFNKHLRETQGQVKRLDQIFKMLGKPARGKPCEAINGITDEGAEIMKEFKNAPALDAGLLAAAQAVEHYEISRYGTLRTWAEELGMQDAAKLLQATLDEEEATDHALTELATSVINLEAEEEYRQAA, encoded by the coding sequence ATGGCAAAACGAGCAAAGAAGCGCACAAGCAAGAAATCGTCGACGGGCCGCGCCCGTCAGGCGCCGAAGATGTTGAGCGACCTATTCCTGGAGACGCTCAAGGACATCTATTTCGCCGAGAACAAGATCATCAAGACCCTGCCCAAGATGGCCAAGGCTGCCAACTCGAAGGAGCTCGCGGCGGCTTTCAACAAGCATCTGCGCGAGACCCAGGGCCAGGTCAAACGTCTGGACCAGATCTTTAAGATGCTGGGCAAGCCGGCCCGCGGCAAGCCTTGCGAAGCGATCAACGGCATCACCGACGAAGGTGCCGAGATCATGAAGGAGTTCAAGAACGCGCCTGCGCTCGACGCCGGCCTGCTCGCAGCCGCGCAGGCGGTCGAGCACTACGAAATCTCCCGCTACGGCACGCTGCGCACCTGGGCCGAGGAGCTCGGCATGCAGGACGCGGCAAAGCTGCTGCAGGCGACGCTGGACGAGGAAGAGGCGACCGATCACGCCCTGACCGAGCTCGCCACCTCCGTGATCAACCTCGAGGCGGAAGAGGAATACCGCCAGGCGGCCTGA
- a CDS encoding MarC family protein produces the protein MIDFTLSAFVTLLLVVDPVGLAPAFLAATGGMPDKTMRTIALRAPLIAASILVVIALIGNWLLRQLGIGIPAFQIAGGLLLFGVSYQMIFGDRPHREAREADKATSEHASDVAVFPLAIPMMAGPGAIATTLLLTGDAGYGPRLAIIIAVVLAVCLLCMLCFVSANMIARSLGRTGNAVLSRVLGMLLAAYSVQFVINGIAAVRASLP, from the coding sequence ATGATCGACTTCACCCTGTCCGCGTTCGTGACGCTGCTGCTCGTGGTCGATCCGGTGGGCCTTGCGCCGGCCTTCCTCGCTGCGACCGGAGGCATGCCCGACAAGACCATGCGCACCATCGCGCTGCGTGCGCCGCTGATTGCGGCGTCGATCCTGGTGGTGATCGCCCTGATCGGAAACTGGCTGCTGCGCCAGCTCGGGATCGGCATCCCCGCCTTCCAGATCGCCGGCGGGCTGCTGCTGTTCGGCGTGTCCTACCAGATGATCTTCGGCGACCGTCCGCATCGCGAGGCCCGCGAGGCCGATAAGGCAACCTCGGAGCATGCCTCCGACGTCGCGGTATTCCCGCTGGCGATCCCGATGATGGCCGGTCCCGGCGCGATCGCGACCACGCTGCTCCTGACCGGCGATGCCGGCTACGGACCGAGGCTCGCGATCATCATCGCGGTCGTGCTCGCCGTGTGCCTGCTCTGCATGCTCTGCTTTGTCTCCGCGAACATGATCGCGCGGAGCCTCGGGCGCACCGGCAACGCCGTCCTCTCGCGCGTGCTCGGCATGCTGCTCGCGGCCTATTCGGTGCAGTTCGTGATCAACGGCATCGCTGCGGTCCGGGCAAGCTTGCCGTAG
- a CDS encoding class II aldolase/adducin family protein, translating to MSMTADELDKRQAIIGACRRMNALGINQGTSGNISVRHVDGLLVTPTSVPYDAMTPDQIVFMTMDGSHAPDQKPSSEWRFHLDILKARPDVDAVVHAHPTYCTILAIMGLEIPPVHYMIAAAGGDSIRCAPYATFGTAELSEHAVRALEGRLACLLDHHGMIAIGKSLDKAMWLAVEVETLARQYHGCLQIGEPPLLSSAEIERVRQRMSGYGMSEG from the coding sequence ATGTCGATGACAGCGGACGAGCTCGACAAGAGACAGGCCATCATCGGCGCCTGCCGCCGCATGAATGCGCTCGGCATCAACCAGGGCACCTCGGGCAATATCAGCGTCCGGCATGTGGACGGGCTTCTGGTCACCCCGACCAGCGTGCCCTACGACGCCATGACGCCGGACCAGATCGTGTTCATGACGATGGACGGCTCGCACGCGCCCGATCAGAAGCCGTCCAGCGAGTGGCGCTTCCACCTCGACATCCTGAAGGCCCGGCCAGACGTCGACGCCGTCGTCCACGCCCATCCGACCTATTGCACCATCCTGGCGATCATGGGCCTGGAGATCCCGCCCGTGCACTACATGATCGCGGCCGCCGGCGGCGACAGCATCCGCTGCGCGCCCTATGCCACCTTCGGAACGGCGGAGCTGTCCGAACATGCCGTGCGGGCGCTGGAGGGCCGACTTGCCTGCCTGCTCGACCATCACGGCATGATCGCGATCGGCAAGTCGCTGGACAAGGCGATGTGGCTCGCGGTCGAGGTCGAGACGCTGGCGCGGCAATATCACGGCTGTCTCCAGATCGGAGAGCCGCCGCTGCTGTCGAGCGCCGAGATCGAGCGGGTCCGCCAGCGCATGTCCGGTTACGGCATGTCGGAAGGGTAG
- a CDS encoding chloride channel protein: MFLRIRHLADRKGTNRIMVRLRALLRSNEFYLIPLALVIGTLAGAIVTLMAEIAQIAHMVIYGIPIDVRLSANTSVSPWAALIAPALGGLVLGIMEWWRRRLKLSSAVDPIEANALRGGNLSMRDSVVVSSQTLISNGCGASVGLEAGYTQIGSGIASLLGKFFNLRRNDLRLIVGCGAAAAIAAAFGAPITGAFYACELIVGVYSVGSAAPILAASLAGALTAQWLGGAPYSLEIPKVSAVGVEQYLALIGLALVTSGVGIAVMRSSSMFERLFKWLPVWLRPVIGGLIVGGFAIVTPQVLAAGHGAMVLDLFHDMTIGLIALIIALKVTACLISLASGFRGGLFFASLFVGSLIGKFFSAVLLLISPNFVIDPLVSMLTGMATLGVAIVGGPLTMSFLVLEMTRNVDVTAVVLAGCIVTSICVRFMFGHSFSTWRLHLRGETIRSANDVGWLRNLTVERLMRSDVGKVPSTTTIAAVRREFALGSRPGIVIVNNADEYVGLVLLPDLFSGDLDTIADEIQVIELARLTEIVLIPEMNVKSAMAVFDEAEAEMLAVVDSTDSRKVVGFLTETFARRRYVEEIDKATRGVLGALS, encoded by the coding sequence GTGTTCCTGCGGATCAGACATCTCGCCGACCGCAAGGGGACGAACCGCATCATGGTTCGGCTGCGGGCGCTGCTACGCAGCAACGAATTCTATCTGATCCCGCTGGCGCTGGTGATCGGCACGCTCGCCGGCGCCATCGTGACGCTGATGGCCGAGATTGCGCAGATTGCCCACATGGTGATCTACGGCATTCCCATCGACGTCCGCCTGTCCGCCAATACCAGCGTCAGTCCGTGGGCCGCGCTGATCGCGCCCGCGCTGGGCGGGTTGGTGCTTGGGATCATGGAGTGGTGGCGGCGACGGCTCAAGCTCTCCAGCGCGGTCGATCCGATCGAGGCGAACGCACTGCGCGGCGGCAATCTGTCGATGCGCGACAGCGTGGTGGTGTCCAGCCAGACGCTGATCTCGAACGGCTGCGGCGCCTCCGTCGGCCTCGAGGCCGGCTATACCCAGATCGGCTCGGGTATCGCCTCGTTGCTCGGCAAGTTCTTCAATCTGCGCCGCAACGATCTGCGCCTGATCGTCGGCTGCGGTGCCGCTGCGGCGATCGCGGCGGCCTTCGGTGCACCGATCACGGGCGCCTTCTACGCCTGCGAGCTGATCGTCGGCGTCTACTCGGTCGGCAGCGCGGCGCCGATCCTCGCCGCCTCGCTCGCGGGCGCCCTGACCGCGCAATGGCTCGGCGGCGCGCCATACTCGCTCGAAATACCCAAGGTCAGCGCCGTCGGCGTCGAGCAATATCTGGCGCTGATCGGTCTCGCGCTCGTCACCAGCGGTGTCGGCATCGCCGTGATGCGCTCGTCCTCGATGTTCGAGCGCCTGTTCAAATGGCTGCCGGTCTGGTTGCGCCCGGTGATCGGCGGCCTCATCGTCGGCGGTTTTGCGATCGTCACGCCGCAGGTGCTGGCGGCCGGCCACGGCGCAATGGTGCTCGATCTCTTTCACGACATGACGATCGGCCTGATCGCGCTGATCATCGCCTTGAAGGTGACGGCCTGCCTGATCTCGCTCGCCTCCGGTTTCCGCGGCGGCCTGTTCTTTGCCTCGCTGTTCGTGGGCAGCCTGATCGGAAAGTTCTTCTCCGCGGTGCTGCTCTTGATCAGCCCGAACTTCGTGATCGATCCGCTGGTCTCGATGCTGACGGGCATGGCGACGCTGGGCGTCGCCATCGTCGGCGGTCCCTTGACCATGTCGTTCCTCGTGCTCGAGATGACCCGCAACGTCGACGTTACCGCCGTGGTGCTCGCCGGCTGCATCGTCACCTCGATCTGCGTCCGCTTCATGTTCGGGCACTCCTTCTCGACCTGGCGCTTGCATCTGCGCGGCGAGACCATCCGCAGCGCCAACGACGTCGGCTGGCTGCGCAACCTCACCGTCGAGCGGCTGATGCGCTCAGATGTTGGCAAGGTGCCGTCGACCACGACGATCGCCGCGGTCCGCCGCGAATTCGCGCTGGGCTCGCGGCCCGGGATCGTCATCGTCAACAATGCGGACGAATATGTCGGCCTTGTCCTGCTGCCCGACCTGTTCTCGGGCGACCTCGACACCATCGCCGACGAAATCCAGGTGATCGAGCTCGCGCGCCTGACCGAGATCGTGCTGATCCCGGAAATGAACGTGAAGTCGGCGATGGCGGTGTTCGACGAGGCGGAGGCCGAGATGCTGGCGGTGGTCGATTCCACCGACAGCCGCAAGGTGGTCGGCTTCCTTACCGAGACCTTCGCCCGCCGCCGCTATGTCGAGGAGATCGACAAGGCGACGCGCGGCGTACTCGGCGCGCTGTCGTAA
- a CDS encoding DUF2798 domain-containing protein has protein sequence MIAVRKLPARYASIVMPFVLSILMTAVVSVISTLRSLGATPAFLATWPGAWALSWLVAFPTLLMVLPLVRRIVASVVAAPLQPGR, from the coding sequence ATGATTGCGGTTCGCAAACTGCCGGCGCGCTATGCGTCGATCGTGATGCCATTTGTGCTGTCCATCCTCATGACAGCCGTGGTGTCGGTCATTTCCACCCTTCGAAGCCTCGGCGCAACGCCGGCGTTCCTCGCGACCTGGCCGGGCGCCTGGGCGCTGTCATGGCTCGTCGCCTTTCCGACGCTGCTGATGGTGCTGCCACTGGTCCGCCGGATCGTGGCTAGCGTCGTCGCTGCTCCCTTGCAGCCAGGCCGATAG
- a CDS encoding ion channel, with amino-acid sequence MRMPISELRRLRGERIDWLLSMLTGVLALLIFVFAPLQAMGITAFHLFADGLLLTIIVSMVIISNSPTALVLMSLALIFNVAVFFLRIYYPVPYHLHILAGAWLVIACTLGVVVLQAVFRRGLVTYHRIIGAILLYLLIAVAFATLFLFVGLAAPDAIKGIAFEDDHSVAASLFYMSFVTLTSTGYGDIVPVHPLARSLCNIESVIGQLYPATLLARLVTLELSSTGSARKPTHTT; translated from the coding sequence ATGAGGATGCCCATAAGCGAGCTGCGCCGTTTGCGTGGAGAACGCATCGACTGGCTGCTCTCGATGCTGACGGGCGTGCTGGCATTACTGATTTTTGTCTTCGCCCCGCTACAAGCAATGGGCATTACCGCCTTCCATCTGTTTGCCGATGGTCTGTTGCTAACGATCATCGTCAGCATGGTGATCATCTCCAACAGCCCAACTGCCCTCGTTCTGATGTCGCTGGCGCTGATTTTTAATGTCGCCGTATTCTTTCTGCGCATCTACTACCCTGTACCCTACCATCTTCACATCTTGGCGGGCGCTTGGTTGGTCATTGCCTGCACGTTAGGCGTTGTCGTGCTTCAGGCCGTATTTAGGCGAGGTCTCGTTACATATCATCGAATTATCGGGGCGATCCTTCTGTACCTGTTGATCGCGGTGGCCTTTGCAACGCTGTTCCTGTTTGTAGGGCTAGCGGCTCCGGACGCAATCAAGGGAATAGCTTTCGAGGACGATCATTCAGTAGCCGCATCGCTTTTTTACATGAGCTTTGTCACGCTTACATCGACTGGGTATGGAGACATCGTTCCGGTACATCCGTTGGCACGAAGTCTCTGCAATATCGAGAGCGTGATCGGTCAGCTTTATCCGGCGACCCTTCTGGCGAGGCTCGTTACCCTCGAGCTCAGCAGTACCGGCTCAGCGCGCAAGCCGACCCATACCACCTGA
- a CDS encoding response regulator transcription factor codes for MPGLVHIVDDDPSFLTAMERHLKHAGYDVAVYASAQALLDRLPGDSVPSCILLDVQIPDLDGPALQTRLRELGSTLPIIFLSGYRNIPLTVKTIKAGAEDFLTKPVSSEDLLRAIAGALAHHQSSQDLQNMLSMARARLSKLTPRERQVFDLIVRGRINKQIAHALGTTERTIKAHRHGVMEKLQVRSLAELVSLAERIGLLGGASDSQATF; via the coding sequence GTGCCGGGGCTCGTGCATATTGTTGACGACGATCCGTCCTTTTTGACAGCGATGGAGCGTCATTTGAAGCACGCCGGTTACGATGTAGCCGTCTATGCGTCAGCACAGGCGTTGCTGGACCGATTGCCGGGCGATAGCGTTCCGAGTTGCATCCTTCTTGACGTGCAAATCCCCGACTTGGATGGCCCTGCGCTACAAACGCGATTGCGCGAACTCGGCTCGACATTGCCGATCATATTTCTCTCCGGCTATCGCAACATTCCTCTCACGGTAAAGACCATAAAGGCCGGTGCGGAGGACTTCCTGACCAAGCCCGTAAGCTCAGAAGACCTTCTTCGCGCGATTGCTGGAGCGCTTGCTCATCATCAATCATCACAAGACCTACAGAACATGCTGAGCATGGCTCGTGCCCGCCTCTCTAAGTTGACGCCTCGCGAGCGACAAGTCTTTGACCTCATCGTTCGGGGCAGAATTAACAAGCAGATCGCTCACGCGCTCGGAACGACTGAGCGCACGATAAAAGCTCACCGTCACGGAGTGATGGAGAAATTGCAGGTGCGGTCGTTAGCCGAGCTGGTATCTCTTGCCGAGCGAATCGGGCTCCTAGGCGGCGCATCCGACTCTCAAGCGACGTTCTGA
- a CDS encoding nuclear transport factor 2 family protein, with the protein MGALSERRVREIYEQFAHRRLNDLEHAIDENIDFLSHAPADIFPYLGRRRGQAEVLRAFTEVHEELEVLSFWPLTTVVNEDRAALSVIVKVKDRATERSAHYRAAHFLRFRDDRIIECCAIIDSSTQRASWLDKRPPFKTLSRFQLDTFKNDQLPPAASLH; encoded by the coding sequence GTGGGTGCCTTGAGCGAACGACGTGTCCGCGAGATTTACGAGCAGTTCGCCCATCGTCGCTTGAATGATCTTGAGCACGCAATTGACGAGAACATTGATTTCCTGAGCCATGCCCCGGCTGATATTTTCCCATATCTCGGAAGACGGCGCGGGCAGGCTGAAGTTCTGCGAGCATTCACAGAAGTGCATGAGGAACTGGAAGTCCTTTCGTTTTGGCCTCTAACTACGGTCGTCAATGAAGACCGCGCGGCCCTGTCGGTTATTGTCAAGGTGAAGGATCGCGCCACGGAGCGGTCCGCGCACTACCGTGCTGCACACTTCCTCCGGTTTCGGGACGACCGCATCATCGAGTGTTGCGCTATCATCGACTCTTCGACGCAGCGCGCCAGTTGGCTCGACAAGAGACCGCCGTTCAAGACTCTTAGCCGCTTTCAGCTTGATACCTTCAAGAACGACCAATTGCCTCCGGCCGCGTCGCTGCATTGA
- a CDS encoding L,D-transpeptidase: MRCQDDASGASFAHRLEPMESRLWDRAMFVKKLSAMQGAITTAVFAIFMLPAGVAHAQFLFEPQHTFWRSQYAPYKHKPHHRQTNSEMAKSLRLEPLPKGPLQIIISIADQRVSLFDNGALIARSPVSTGTEGHPTPLGVFSVISKQRWHRSNIYSGAPMPYMQRITWSGIALHAGVVPGHPASHGCIRLKDNFAVRLWHLTKRGTRVIIAHGDVQPVEITNPHLFQPKAAAGSSEFQSATVATESIGAAAATQGSLLSNAETPEAASLQEPGSAPAASVPKKIVPISIFVSRKLSKLFVRQGFTPLFDVPVKIENPEEPLGTHVFTALEFQNERTAIRWSVVSIPDELPPMSGAATKGREAPAKQTVPAPLPDQAAAVLNRIEIAQDTVERISKLLTPASSLIISDHGFSRETGKDTDFIVLTH; the protein is encoded by the coding sequence GTGCGCTGTCAGGATGACGCATCAGGCGCCAGCTTCGCGCATCGTCTCGAACCGATGGAATCGCGCCTATGGGACCGGGCGATGTTCGTTAAGAAATTGTCAGCAATGCAGGGCGCGATAACAACCGCTGTATTCGCGATTTTCATGCTCCCTGCGGGGGTCGCACACGCTCAATTTCTGTTTGAACCCCAACACACGTTCTGGCGAAGCCAATACGCTCCGTACAAACACAAGCCCCACCACCGGCAGACAAACTCTGAAATGGCGAAGAGCCTTCGGCTCGAGCCCCTTCCGAAGGGCCCGCTCCAGATCATCATCTCGATAGCAGACCAACGGGTCTCCCTTTTTGACAACGGGGCCCTGATTGCACGCTCGCCGGTGTCCACCGGAACGGAGGGGCATCCGACGCCCCTCGGCGTGTTCAGCGTCATCAGCAAACAACGATGGCACCGTTCAAATATTTATAGCGGCGCCCCCATGCCCTACATGCAACGCATCACCTGGTCAGGTATTGCGTTGCACGCCGGTGTCGTGCCTGGGCATCCAGCGTCACACGGCTGCATCCGTTTGAAAGATAATTTTGCCGTTCGACTGTGGCATCTCACGAAGCGCGGCACGCGCGTGATCATTGCGCATGGTGATGTCCAGCCAGTCGAGATAACCAATCCGCATCTATTTCAACCGAAGGCCGCGGCTGGTTCGTCCGAATTCCAGAGTGCCACCGTCGCAACCGAGAGCATCGGTGCAGCCGCGGCAACGCAGGGATCACTGCTATCAAACGCCGAGACTCCAGAAGCCGCCAGCCTCCAGGAGCCGGGCTCAGCTCCCGCTGCAAGCGTGCCTAAAAAGATCGTTCCGATCTCCATCTTCGTCAGTCGTAAGTTGAGCAAGCTGTTCGTGCGTCAGGGCTTCACGCCGTTGTTTGATGTCCCGGTCAAGATCGAAAATCCGGAGGAGCCGCTGGGAACGCACGTGTTTACCGCACTGGAATTCCAGAACGAGAGAACCGCTATTCGCTGGAGCGTCGTGTCGATTCCAGATGAATTGCCCCCTATGTCCGGGGCTGCCACGAAAGGGCGAGAAGCGCCCGCGAAGCAAACCGTGCCGGCACCGCTTCCCGATCAGGCCGCCGCTGTCCTTAACCGCATTGAAATAGCACAGGATACGGTTGAGAGGATCTCAAAACTTCTGACGCCGGCCTCTTCATTGATTATTTCCGACCACGGATTTAGCCGTGAGACCGGAAAAGACACGGATTTCATCGTGCTAACGCATTGA